A region from the Tachyglossus aculeatus isolate mTacAcu1 chromosome X2, mTacAcu1.pri, whole genome shotgun sequence genome encodes:
- the PAIP2 gene encoding polyadenylate-binding protein-interacting protein 2 produces the protein MKDPSRSSASPSIINEDVIINGHAHEDDNPFAEYMWMENEEEFNRQIEEELWEEEFIERCFQEMLEEEEEHEWFIPARDLPQTVDQIQDQLSDLVIGDGSSLEDLVVKSNLNPNAKEFVPGVKY, from the exons ATGAAAGACCCGAGCCGCAGCAGCGCCAGCCCGAGTATCATCAACGAGGATGTGATCATCAACGGCCATGCTCACGAAGATGACAACCCGTTTGCCGAGTACATGTGGATGGAGAACGAAGAGGAGTTCAACAGACAA ATCGAGGAGGAGTTGTGGGAAGaagagtttattgagcgctgtttcCAGGAGAtgctggaagaggaagaagagcatGAGTGGTTTATCCCCGCTCGAGACCTTCCCCAGACGGTGGACCAGATCCAGGACCAGCTCAGCGACCTCGTCATCGGCGACGGCTCCTCACTGGAGGATCTTGTG GTCAAGAGTAACCTGAACCCAAACGCAAAGGAGTTCGTTCCCGGGGTGAAGTATTAG